From the genome of Eremothecium gossypii ATCC 10895 chromosome I, complete sequence:
CGTAGGCCTTTGCAAACTTCGACTCAGACTCCAAGGCGGTAACGGCAACCGAAAATTGCGCCATGGGGTGCAAGTCGCGAGGAAGACTGTCCAATAACTGCTCCACATGCCCGGGAAGCTCGGAACGAGACATTAGGTCGGCCGAAAGCGCCTTGgtctgcgtctccgtgggCACCTCGCCGGTCAACAATAGCCAGAAAAGCGCCTCTGGTAGCGGCTCACGCCCGTTAGGTGCCTTGGGCAACTCCTTCTGCACCTCGGGGATCGTACGCCCCCTAAATCTGATGCCTTCATGCGGGTCTAGCACGGAGCCCTCCCAGACAACACCGGGGATACCGCGCATACCCCCGTacgcctgctccagcaACACCTCGCCAATCACCACTTTGCCATGTTGCTTCTTAAACTGCTTAATCTCTTCTGCCTTGGCTGGGAAAATCTCGGCAAAACGCTCCTTTAGGCTTTTCTCGCCGTTGCTGTACGCGCGGCAAGCGCTAGCACCACCGACACGCGCAAACGTGTTCCGCGCCAGGCTGCGCACGAGGTGGCTCCTAGTCGCAGAACCTAGTTTCATCATGCTGGACATTTTTCTTGTTCTTGTGCTGTTGGTATGAAGTACTCCTGCGCGGCTCCAGTCCAGGCGGCGAGTTGCGGCGTATCTATACCCATTTATTTATATACATATGCGCACGCTGGTGGTCGTGTCAATTAATAATGATGCCATGAAGCCACTGCTGCGCTTTCGTGTTCGGCGGTTGTATCGCCGCTTGCCGCTTTGACGCAGCAGCATCACTGTTAGACGGCGGGAAATGAGGTCACGGCCGTGAAAAACCCCTTTTCATCCGCCGGTCCATCTGCGGGCCTTTCTGTGTCTGACGGAGTGGGAGAGATGGTCTAGGATCCGAGTCGCAAATCTACGGATCTGGCGCTATGGCGCGTGACCGACGCAGGTCATACGTACGCGGGGCGATTTTTCTAACGCGGCTCCCGCGTACCATCTATCCGAGAACAAAAAAAAGCCACAAAGGGCGAAAAAAATCAAGTTAATTGGGGCGAGCCGGGACTCGAACCCGGGACCTCCCGCACCCTAAGCGGAAATCATACCTCTAGACCACACGCCCTATTGGAACTTGTTGTAACAGACAGTTAAAAAGTGGAATAACTAGAAGTGAAACAGAGCGAGTCGTGTGCAACGGGCTGAGCGCGCCTCTGGGTGGGGAAGCGATGCCCAAGGGTGCAACAAGACCAGATTGTTGGCTGCAGAGAACGCCACCACATGGGACGTCACGCCCGCGAGGCACTCGGAGTGCAGATGGCTGTCGGTGTTTAGCATACATGGTACCTTGGATTCGCGGTCCGGATAcgcggcagctgcggcgaCTTGCAGTGCTGCGCGGGCACTGCCATGGAACTGGCTGCCTTATCTTGCGCTGCAGGGGTTGAAAAATTTGCTGCCTGCGCCAGGTATGCCATGGGCCTGATACTCGAGGGCTGGCGGGTCGCGGTGCGTCGATTCGCGATTATTTGTCGACCCAGATCGATCACGTGCTGCACTTGTGAAACGTTGCACCGCGCGTCTGGCCGCAGCGCGACTACGCCCCGAGAATCCAATACTACGCCACGCAGCTCAAAAAGTGTATCTGGGACACTACTCGAGGGTTACAGACAAGGTGTATCTTTGTCCTGGCAAGGCCACCAGGCTGTTCGCCACCCAGATTTGGGCTGTGCTGCGAAGCACAAGCCACAGAGGATTCTCATCTAATGACACTTAGGCATTGAGGACTTACATGCTTGCCCACGGGGGCGGGCGCCCTTTGTGAACTAAATGAACGCTCGTGACACCCACTCACACTCAAAGGCCACTACTAGAGCGCAAGTGGTTTAGTGGTAAAATCCATCGTTGCCATCGATGGGCCCCCGGTTCGATTCCGGGCTTGCGCATCTCCTATGTCTCGTCTGTCTCCAGCGAGACATCTATTTTTGAGTGCTCTTGGTTGTTGCACGTGACCACACGAGGCTGCGAAGCCGCAAGAAATCAACCTAAACCGTTGAAGCGCAAGTGGTTTAGTGGTAAAATCCATCGTTGCCATCGATGGGCCCCCGGTTCGATTCCGGGCTTGCGCATTTTTGCCTAATGATAAATTCGTTTGGCTAGTGTTTACGTTTCCCCACGAGGCGCTTATCGATAGCCTGTGCGCGGACACCATGTGTCCTCAAACTCTGTGTCACCGCGAAGCTCCAGCGTGGAATGGATCTAGACCCACCTCCACGGTGTTCTGACCTCGAATGCACCTTTTCAATACACGAAGGATGTGTAGCTATATTGAACAGGTGATTTGCGATCTATTGATAGAGCAGAGCATTACATACTACGTGTCAGTCGACAGGCAGTATATAGGCGTATGCAATGGGTTAAACTACTCTTGCTGTAGGTGCTTTAACCAGCACTAAAACAGAACATATACCAGCGCAGAAAATGTCAGCCAGAAGTTccctgcagcagcgccgaCTCAGCGCCATCCAAAACGCGGCAGATTATAACATAGTGCCAAGTCAGCACGAAGGCCATACTTATAGTGTGCGGAAAAGAAAGAAGAGCCGATTCAGATTGTGGTTCAAAATTTTACCCCTTTTTAAGAAGGATCAACAGGAAGTAGTACTATCAGTAGCTAGCTTAGAGACTGAACAACACACTGAACAGCACAACGAATCGACACCCAACACATTACTGAAGATGGCACGCAACACAGGTGAGCAAACTGACTTGAAGAACGGTTTAGGAACTTCAGCACCATCATTGGTGGGGCTATCGGTAAGAGATATTGACGATAAGGAAAACCCAGACTTCGTTCCCGAGAAGAAGGACGTGCATCCAGAGCTTTCATCTCAGGTGCTAGAGAAGATTCATTCTCAGAGTAATCTCTCGAAGAGTCTCGAGGGAAATGTCAGCGTGGACGACCTAAACAGAGAGGGCGCCTTGCTCACGGACGATAACGATGTTGACTTGGAGCAGTTAATATCAAAAAAGTTGGACGGTATCACTAGTCTCAAGATGCAATTGAAGAATAAGCGGAAACAACAGGCTCATCCACAACAGGGATCTACTGCGAGAAGTAGTGGTAGCCCTTGCAGTGCTGGACACCACCATATCTCTCCCGAGAACTCTAACTCGAATCACTCGCTGGTGATGTCCACTGACCCTATTGATGACTTCATTAGCATGGGTGCGACTTCCAATTCCTCATTATCTGACAAACATAAGGAGGCCGAGCAGCCAGAGCGCATCCGGAATTCATATGGCGAATGGATTCCAAACAAGTCACACCGGCCACACCTATGTCGTGGTGATTCGTACCAGAAGACTATAACTGATGTGGATGAGAGACCCGGAAGATCATCGCAGCGCGCATCGGGATCTTCGGCTGAATACCTGAGGTCTTTGTCGCGCTCCATGCAGAGGGGCAGTTCTCTACAGAGGAGTAGCGGCGAACAGTTGGATGATAAGAACGCCACCTACACAACCAACAACTATACTATTCCACAGAGAGATGTAGAGATGGCGCCTCTTATCATCAGAGAGGACGAAGAAGACCAATATAAAGGGAATGCGAATGCGAGGCATCTGTAAGGGTACTGATAACCGTCCCCCAAGCACGACTGATGCAGGGGGATTGCCAGAAGTATATCAGGACATGGAAGAAGATATTTTACTCGCTTTAGATTTTAGTACAGGTAACACGGAAGAAAGCCTAGAAGCGATGTTAAATGAGGTTAAGCAGGCGACAGTTAGAACTGCGGCAGGCATTTCTGCCGCGAAAGCTGCTCGCAGGGAAGGCAGAGAAGCGAAGAGAAACATAAAAAAACAACCACGTGGGAATGCTAAGACCCACTTGGCATCTGAAACAACTAGCAAAAGAGATGCAGATAACCTGGCAAAGAAAGAGAGCCCAAAGCTCCAGGACGTCGTCGTGAACAAGGGTGCTGTGGTCAAGGAGTCTCTTCAAGGAGCCAAAGCTCCTGAAGACGATAAGACAGCCGCAGTGAGTGAAGAACATACCGCAGAAACCATTAAGGCCCAGCCTGAAGCAATCGACGGCCCCATTGCGAGCTCCACCAATATAGTGATACCACATCCTGTTGATGTTGCCACTGATAAAGCAGAATCAGCCAATGACAACGTGGGTGTGCCAGGCAAATCTACGAAAGGTGCTAAACCTGTTACCGTAAGTGGAGGTTCGAAGGATGCTGTTACTGTCAAAGGGAATAACCCTGCGGCATCTAAGAAGTCGCTACAAGAGGCGAATCTGACCGAGACTACCCATTTGAATCTGTCCGAAGCTGCTAAGGAGAGCGACGACAAGGCCAGAGCTCAATTCGGAAGTGATGAGACAGGAGTGCTGGCAGAGGCGAATATCTCAGTATCCAATTTATCTACTGAAGGAGCCGAGACTCATGTTTTGGAAGGCACACCAAGTATCCACAACAGGGATGCTGCGCCAGATCTTCCTTTGACAGAATCGGGACCTAAGCGTGCTCCAGCATTAACCACGGATCCTGCTGTGCAGCCCCTCCACTCCAAAGGTGGTTCGATTAGCGCAAGGGAGATTGAGGGGGGACCGATAACGGAAAGCTCGGGGGGTTCAACTCTTGAGATCTCAAGAAGCACAGACACTGCGGCTCCTGCGCAGGAAACTCCGGGCTCACCACACGTCACAATAGAAGAGGCTATCAAGGATAAGCCTTTGAATAGCCATGCTTCGGTAGATGATGGCGTGTTGGTGGGGAGTGAATCGTGCAAGAAGACGGAAGCGTGTTCGGATTTGGAACCACCTTCGGCAAAGGCAGACGCTATCACTGGAGGTACCGACGCGCGCAATATTACTACTGAAACGGCCACAGAAGGCTCCGTACATTCCAA
Proteins encoded in this window:
- a CDS encoding uncharacterized protein (Syntenic homolog of Saccharomyces cerevisiae YLR257W), whose amino-acid sequence is MSARSSLQQRRLSAIQNAADYNIVPSQHEGHTYSVRKRKKSRFRLWFKILPLFKKDQQEVVLSVASLETEQHTEQHNESTPNTLLKMARNTGEQTDLKNGLGTSAPSLVGLSVRDIDDKENPDFVPEKKDVHPELSSQVLEKIHSQSNLSKSLEGNVSVDDLNREGALLTDDNDVDLEQLISKKLDGITSLKMQLKNKRKQQAHPQQGSTARSSGSPCSAGHHHISPENSNSNHSLVMSTDPIDDFISMGATSNSSLSDKHKEAEQPERIRNSYGEWIPNKSHRPHLCRGDSYQKTITDVDERPGRSSQRASGSSAEYLRSLSRSMQRGSSLQRSSGEQLDDKNATYTTNNYTIPQRDVEMAPLIIREDEEDQYKGNANARHL